The genomic segment CCGATCCCGCTGTAGATCGTGATGTAAAGCAGATTACGCGGGGTAGGGGATAACCTCATAGAGTCGTGCTGTCCTGTAGGTAAAGGTCTGCCCCTTCGCCAAAATCACGGACGAGGAGCGTTCTTGGTGAGCGGAGGCAGACCCACGTAAACCACAGATCGCCCACCGCTCCTCCAATATTAAATGCGCCGATGAGGGCGACGAGGACTCGCGTTACGCCAGCGGTAAGCGGCAAAAGCGTCAACGTCAGCAGGGTGATGCCCACCAGCGGGAGCAGCGCGACGATAAGATAGGCATTGCGCGTCAGGTAGTGATCATCGGCAGCGGCGAAGGCAACGCCTTTTCTTGGGGCAAAGCCATAGCGTACCCGCGCCCCAAAGAGCCGAAAGCCCACCCCATGCAAAAGCTCGTGAACGACCAACATAAGGGCAAAGCCCACCAAAAAGATGCCGACAAGGGGGAGGTTGCTGAACCCCGCAAAGGGGTCTACCGTCCCTGCCGGAAGGTAAAGGGCGTGGCGCAGCAAGACGAATCCGCCGCCTACCATGAGTAGAAACCCGCCAATATTTAGCCAGATCAGGCGGTGGCGGGATTCTAAGTCAAGGCGGCGAATACGAACATAACGAGGGGGAAGTTCGGATAACGCTGCAAAATGAGGGAGGTGTGTCGGTTCAGGTGTAATCATGATGGCGTATGCCCACCCATTATGCCAAAGATAGGCTGATTATGACAAGGAATGGATGGGCTGCCCCTATGACAAACAACGAGATAATCCAGATGGCGTGTGCGGCGCTCAGGCAAAGCGCCTTAACCACTCATTCAGCGCCCGCATTCCATTCACGCCGACACGATGCCCCACCGCTTCTTCCACATAGGTGACTGCTCCCCCCACCGCGATCAATTCATCACGGTTCTTGTGCGCCAGCGTGACGGGAATCGTCTCGTCATGCGTCCCATGCACCATCAGGATGGGAAGATTGGCAAGGGGGGGATAGGGTTTGGGAATTGCGCTGGAGATGAACCCGCCTAAAGCGACGATCCCTGTTGGCGGGTAGGGGGTGACTTCGCCGCGCTCCCGTGCTGTCGCCGCTTGAAAGGCATAGGCATAGGTCATTGCCGCACCCTGACTGAACCCCAACACAAATAAGCGGCGGGGATCAACAGGGTAGTCCCGCGCAAACGCCGCGATAAAGTGGGTGAGATGCGCCACCCCTTCGGCAAAGGAAGCGGGGTGAGCGCGTCCATTCGCTGGATCAAAGGTGTTCCACGCAAAGCCGCCGCCGGCAGGTAGGGGGGCGCGTGGGGCGGCAACCAACCACGACTCAGCGAGCGTCCGCGCAAAGACCCATGTCACATCTTCCGTCCCCTGATAACCATGCACCATGATCAAGGTCGGCGCGGGCGTGTCGCTTTGGGGGGTGCGAACACGGTAGGTCGTCCCGTCAATCTGCGCGTGAATAGGGTTCATCGCTGCCTCTGTCATTTGCCGTTCACCTTCAGGGGGGCAATTTTGTAAGTCACGCGAACTTCACCCTCTTTAAGATCGAAGCGATCCGTTCCTCTGTATTTTAGGGCAAGGTTGCGGATCACCTCAACTGCACCATCCTCGGTTACGTCCTCAACAACGCCGCGTACCTCCGCCCAATGATAGGCATTTTGCGGATCAATGATCAAGATAGTCACTTTTGCCTGCCGCGTCATATTGCGGTCTTTTTGCCGCCCCCGCGCCGTGTTCACAATGATATGTGTGCCGTCGTAATCAAACCAAACGGGCGTCACTTGCGGCGTGCCGTCTGCCATCGTTGTGGCAAGGGCGCAGGTGATCGCCCGCTCGCGGGAGAACAAATCTTTTACAGGCTCTGGGATAGCTACAATGTCAGACATTAGGTACATTCCTCATTTTACTATTCAACACGCCTCATAGAATGTACTCAAGGACGGACATAGTGACCTACTCCGCCAGCTAAAGTCGGCGGCTTCTTGCGAAGCCCCGCGCCATAGCAGCGGCTTCTCAGGCTACGCATGACCCAATGGTCTACGTTAGCACCTGACCGCCTGATCCAGGCGGACTTGGCAAGGCTAAGGCAAGGATATTTATCGCGGCGTTGACATCACGATCCAGTTCAAGCTGACAATGAGGGCAAGAATGCACCCGAACAGACAAGGCTTTCGGCACCAACGCACCGCACCCGCTGCACTGCTGAGAGGTATTCCGAGGATTGACATGAACGAGTGCGCAGCCAGCATCTACCGCTTTGAAGCGCAGCAAGTCATTGAACAGCCCCAGACCAGCATCGTGAGCCGACAGGGAAAGGTGAGTATTGCGCGTCATGAACGCCAAATCAAGGTGTTCGAGGGCAATTAGACCGTAGTGACGAACCAGCCAGTCGGTTATTTTGTGCCAGAAATCCCTGCGGATGTTGGCGATATGTTCGTGCCGTTTGGCAAGGATCATACGGCAGTCGTTGCGGTTTTGTCCGCCCTTTTGGGCGCGTGCCAAACGGCGCTGCGTTCGCCGCAGTTTGTCCAAGTTTGCCCGCAGCCAGCGCGGATTGTCGATTTGTGTGCCATCCGAGAGCGTCAGCAAGCGCAGCAGTCCCCTATCCGCACCCACTTGGGGCAGACCGTTGGGTTCTACCAACAGGGGGTCGGGGACGGCAAACATCAGAAAGACATACCAACCGGTGGCTTTGCGCTTGAGAACCACATGCTTAATTTGCGCTCTATCGGGCAAA from the Anaerolineales bacterium genome contains:
- a CDS encoding transposase, encoding MNLTYAYRLYVRPRERVLLSRLLEEHREVYNAALSQIKTAFEVNGERQTAVSQWAYFREWRKQANIVANASSVQQTLRRLDKAFAAFFRRLKAGETPGYPRFKGANRLDSVEYTYGDGVSLYYDEPYDRFLLHVQNVGEIKVKLHRFLPDRAQIKHVVLKRKATGWYVFLMFAVPDPLLVEPNGLPQVGADRGLLRLLTLSDGTQIDNPRWLRANLDKLRRTQRRLARAQKGGQNRNDCRMILAKRHEHIANIRRDFWHKITDWLVRHYGLIALEHLDLAFMTRNTHLSLSAHDAGLGLFNDLLRFKAVDAGCALVHVNPRNTSQQCSGCGALVPKALSVRVHSCPHCQLELDRDVNAAINILALALPSPPGSGGQVLT
- a CDS encoding DUF3267 domain-containing protein; this translates as MITPEPTHLPHFAALSELPPRYVRIRRLDLESRHRLIWLNIGGFLLMVGGGFVLLRHALYLPAGTVDPFAGFSNLPLVGIFLVGFALMLVVHELLHGVGFRLFGARVRYGFAPRKGVAFAAADDHYLTRNAYLIVALLPLVGITLLTLTLLPLTAGVTRVLVALIGAFNIGGAVGDLWFTWVCLRSPRTLLVRDFGEGADLYLQDSTTL
- a CDS encoding PPOX class F420-dependent oxidoreductase yields the protein MVAIPEPVKDLFSRERAITCALATTMADGTPQVTPVWFDYDGTHIIVNTARGRQKDRNMTRQAKVTILIIDPQNAYHWAEVRGVVEDVTEDGAVEVIRNLALKYRGTDRFDLKEGEVRVTYKIAPLKVNGK
- a CDS encoding dienelactone hydrolase family protein, yielding MTEAAMNPIHAQIDGTTYRVRTPQSDTPAPTLIMVHGYQGTEDVTWVFARTLAESWLVAAPRAPLPAGGGFAWNTFDPANGRAHPASFAEGVAHLTHFIAAFARDYPVDPRRLFVLGFSQGAAMTYAYAFQAATARERGEVTPYPPTGIVALGGFISSAIPKPYPPLANLPILMVHGTHDETIPVTLAHKNRDELIAVGGAVTYVEEAVGHRVGVNGMRALNEWLRRFA